The Oncorhynchus masou masou isolate Uvic2021 chromosome 25, UVic_Omas_1.1, whole genome shotgun sequence DNA window ctctgagaaattaagctaatttgATTGACACCCAAACAGGCCATTTAAATTCTAGGATTCATCTAATATTCAATAACTATAGTACATAAAATCCGATTTGGACCAAAACAATTTCGAACAAAAGCCACCCGCGGATCCCCCATGCCGATCCCACCCGCGGACCCCCCCATGCCGATCCCACCCGCGGACCCCCCCATGCCGATCCCACCCGCAGACCCCCCATGCCGATCCCACCCGCGGACCCCCCCATGCCGATCCCACCCGCGGACCCCCCCATGCCGTTCCCACCcgagaagacttgaggctgtaatcgctgacaaaggtgcttcaacaaagcactgagtaaaaggtctgaatactgatgtaaatgtgatatttaaggtttttatttttaatacatttgcaaaaaaaaatgcaccaaaaaagtttttgctttcgtcattatggggtattgtgtgtagattgaggaaacaaaactattgaatccattttagaataaggctgtaacgtaacaaaatgtggaaaaagtcaaggggtctgaatactttccgaaggctctgTATTATCAGTTCTGTCTGGCCTGTAGTATGGGGCTGAAGCTCTGATTATTCTTTCTCAGTGTTTCTCTGTCGTACCTCGTCCATGGACTGCTTATAGGGTGAGGAAACCAATGTAATtttggtgaactatccctttaacatttAGGGGGTTGCTGTTCCTCGATGGCGCTGTTCCTAATAGCAGTaacagcaccatctagtggtcagaacACGGTAATATCAGGATGCAGAATGGGACATAAAGTTCAATGACTAATTTCTCTGAAtaaggaggggtggggtgggaggggagTCAACCAATCACCAAATTCACTGAGAACACATTACATAAGATGATGAAACAATACACTGAGCTACAACTCCACTCTATCGGTCAAACAGAGAACTAATACTTATATACTGGTTGTTGGGGTGGTATTTGCACGGGTGGATTTTGACCATTTCTTTGGAATCCTCTTATCGTACTCAAATTGGATTCCAAATCAAATTAATCcttttttttttgtcacatgcgccgaatacaacaggtggagaccatAGATATGTGCTCATTATTTTAGTCCAAATTGgatgttatgtactgtatttattgaatattacacgaacctctccctcaacgtaattaaagacaaaggagatgattgtggactacaggaaaaagaggaccgagcacgcccccattctcatcgacggggctgcagtggagcagattgagagcttcaagttccttggtgtccacatcaacaacaaactaacatggtccaagcacaccaagaacagtcgtgaagagggcgcaACAaaacctacccccccccccccggagactgaaaaggtttggcaGGGAGCtaacagatcctcaaaaggttctacagctgcaccatcgagagcttcctgactggttacatcaccacctggtatgtattcagcgcatgtgacaaatatttttaaaaaaattgattttgatttgaattcCAGAACTTAAAAtagccaatttgggtgcaatcagcTTAATTTTGCTGAGataaaattatatttcaacagaataatgttgtaggaatgctaatcttatctgtttTCTAACTACAGAAATTATTTTGGGAATAGTGGGTGTTGAAATCCTCTTTCGGAAGCATTTTGAGGTGGAACGACCCCACCGATAGATACAGCTATTAAAAGCATTATGAATGATTTACTTGACTATAATTACATGGCAGCCATGTTAGCTCCACATGAGCAATCTTCCAATGTTTTTAAAGCAATACTATGACTGACCGAATGTCTAAAATTCGAACATGAATCTAAATACTCATCGTGAATGGATAAATGGTATGCTCAACGGTGCTAACATACCGTCCCAGTTTAACAGTTGGCAGAACTGTATGCGTGAGTCCAAAATGACACCCTTTCCCCTATAAAGTACTGCACTGTATAGGTAATAGGGTACAATTTGGGatgtatcatatatatatatatatctgtctctgacCTGCTCCTGCCTCTGGCCCTCCAGCTGCACCAGCAGCCCCCGGGACTCTGAGACCAGCCTCTGGAAGCAGTCAGCCAGGTGCTTCAACGCAGGCTCCAGGGACTGGGTGGAGGGGATGGTGGTGCCACGGCCAGGGTCtgggggtggaggaagaggggaggccgggtggggtggtggtgggggtggtgggggggagggggatcTGGAGCTCAGGTCCACCTCTAATGGATGACCTGCAATCAAGAGATGAACTAGATAATGATTATAGTTCATTTAAGCTTCATTTTCCCAACATTGTGACATTTGATATGAAATTGTATAAAGACTAGCTATACTGTGTTAATACAgtcagtattgtattgtataaaGACTAGATCAACTGTGTTAATGCAgtcagtattgtattgtataaaGACTAGATCAACTGTTTTAATGCAgtcagtattgtattgtataaaGACTAGATCAACTGTTTTAATACAGTCAGTATTGTATAAAGACTAGATCAACTGTGTTAATAGTCAGTATTGTATAAAGACTAGATCAACTGTTTTAATACAGTCAGTATTGTATAAAGACTAGATCAACTGTTTTAATACAGTCAGTATTGTATAAAGACTAGATCAACTGTGTTAATAGTCAGTATTGTATAAAGACTAGATCAACTGTGTTAATAGTCAGTATTGTATAAAGACTAGATCAACTGTGTTAATAGTCAGTATTGTATAAAGACTAGATCAACTGTTTTAATACAGTCAGTATTGTATAAAGACTAGATCAACTGTTTTAATGCAGTCAGTATTGTATAAAGACTAGATCAACTGTTTTAATGCAGTCAGTATTGTTTTATACTTCCATTTCTATCTGAGACTGGAGCTCAGTGAAAAACAAATCTAAGATTTGTTACTGATGATAATTTCAATGAAAATCAGTGGTACTGACAGAAGAAAGTGTGACAGACAGTAGGATACATACCAACAGGTTCATGATAGACGTTGAGGAGGTCTACAAAAACATCATGGCGTCTTGCACCCGAGCCCGTCAGTGGCTGACCGTTGATTCCTATGCTGTTGGACTCGTAGTCGTCTGTGTCTTCTGCCTctcggtcctcctcctcctcctcctcctccaccttcaccTCAGAGACCAGATACCGCGACTGCCGTCCTCCTATCCCCTCAGGAGATCCAGAATGGGGTTCTGTTCCCATTCCATCGACAGACCCAAAATGTCGCCCTCCTACTATCCTATCAGGAGATCCAAAATGGCGTCCTCCTCCTCTTATCCCTTCAGACCCAAAATGGTGCCCTTCTCCGATCCCTTCAGGagatccaaaatggcaccctcctcccatcccatccaCTGCACAGTTTCTCCCCAGCACAGCGTCCATCTCAGCGTAGTACCGGAAACTGCAGGGCTGGGAGTCGTCCACGCTCCTCAGCAGCTTGGCTCTGACATAGTTGGCCTTGAGGGTCTTGACGCGGAGCCGGCACTGGTGGGGACTGCGGGAGAAGCCCAGGTCACACATGCGGGTTGACAGGTGTTTGAAGACATGGCGGTTTCGGACGTTCTCCGCCAGGCTCTTCTGTACGTGCTCATCACTCCAGGCACACAGCAACACCTGAGTCTCCTCCACCGTCCAGTTGACGGAGCGCTCGGCCTCTCGCTTCCCTGCAGGAGTGAGGTgtggacagtacagtacaaccATAAGGCATTAGCCTGCTTATTAATATGAAGCTACACAGTGAACTCAATAGGTATTTTGGTTCACACATTGGTACTAGTTAGGGACTATCCATACATcagttgaccccccccccccccacacacacaaaattaCACTGAAATGCAGGCAACAGGTTAAAATAATGTTTCTATTTCCTTGCTTTAATCAAAGTGTGATGCATGCAGACTCTTGTTGATGCTGCCGGATGGCCCTATAAATAATAACTACAATCTCTCAAATGATAGCTATAATGTTTGGCAACAACATCGCGCTAGCTATCACTTAGCTCTAGTTTAAATCCCTGTAATATGGATATCTTCCATCATGGAGTTGAGTAAACTCAGCTAGCTAGTAATTATATGACTTTTTACCATTTACTGAGagtagcaagctagctagttgATTGTACACTAGCAATTAGCTAGCTAAGTGGTAGGCAACAGAGTCAAGATCAGTTTAAGCTTGCTAGCTTGTCTGTGTGAGAAATAGCTTGTTATCTAATATCACATCTGGTATATCAAGGCTATAAAACATACGTTTCTTCGATAACAAAGTGACACCGAAGCTTTGCCAGCATGTTGTAGTCtgagtaacgttagctagctatttcCTGACATAGGCTAACTAACAATAACGTTTCCGTTAGCTGAGGCTATCTACAGTACGTTATGAATGAGCGATGCATGCATGAATGTTAAAACACACTGCTTCGTATCAGACACGTACTTTTCGTGGAAGTTGTGACCGAGTTAGTAGAGTTGATAATCGGAGGATTCATCTTCGCTTTCGGTGTAAACATCCAGAGATAACGGTGTGCTTTCCTCTCTTCCGGGTTATCGTTTGCGTGACGTCACCAAGATGCAGATgaaattttgtttgtttgttgtcatTTTAGAGTCAATAAACGCTGATGCATGTAACTACATTACATTATTGTCAACATGTTGCAGCTTCATAAGTGTAGTGGATAGATATTCTACTTCTGGGCCAAAATATACAATTCTAAGATAATATTGAAAACACTACATTGGGCAAGAATTGTAATTTTTTTTAGATGAGGAAAAGGAACAAGACAATTTGAGAACAGTGAGTGGCTTGTAAAGTAACATGCTAGCTGGGtcagtgtatatttgtgtgtccCTCCTTCCACTTGGATTACTTTCTTCCCTATCCTTTCATCTCTAACACAGTACAGGAGTTGTGGTGCAGCGAACTGCAGCTAATGCTTTTTTCTACCTTCTCTGATCCACTGATGTCCTGAGAGCCTGTCACTCACCACCAACTGCCCCATGCCTTCCATCAATGACATCCATTAAATGTCTGGGTTAAAACTGTTAGTtaccagttctcctctcctcctccatgttagttaccagttctcctctcctcctgcatgtTAGTTACCAGTTCTATTATCTCCTGCATGTTAGTtaccagttctcctctcctcctccatgttagttaccagttctcctctcctcctgcatgtTAGTTACCAGTTCTATTATCTCCTGCATGTTAGTtaccagttctcctctccttctgcatGTTAGTtaccagttctcctctcctcctgcatgtTAGTtaccagttctcctctccttctgcatGTTAGTtaccagttctcctctccttctgcatGTTAGTTACCAGTTCTATTATCTCCTGCATGTTAGTtaccagttctcctctccttctgcatGTTAGTtaccagttctcctctcctcctccatgttagttaccagttctcctctccttctgcatGTTAGTtaccagttctcctctcctcctgcatgtTAGTTACCAGTTCTATTATCTCCTGCATGTTAGTtaccagttctcctctcctcctgcatgtTAGTtaccagttctcctctcctcctgcatgtTAGTtaccagttctcctctcctcctgcatgtTAGTtaccagttctcctctccttctgcatGTTAGTtaccagttctcctctccttctgcatGTTAGTTACCAGTTCTATTATCTCCTGCATGTTAGTtaccagttctcctctccttctgcatGTTAGTtaccagttctcctctcctcctccatgttagttaccagttctcctctcctcctgcatgtTAGTTACCAGTTCTATTATCTCCTGCATGTTAGTtaccagttctcctctcctcctgcatgtTAGTtaccagttctcctctcctccggcaTGTTAGTtaccagttctcctctcctccggcaTGTTAGTTAccagctctcctctccttctgcatGTTAGTtaccagttctcctctccttctgcatGTTAGTtaccagttctcctctccttctgcatGTTAGTtaccagttctcctctcctcctgcatgtTAGTTAGCAGTTCTATTATCCTCCTGCAAGTTTAATACCAGTTATCTTACTCCTACTGCATGTTAGTtaccagttctcctctcctcctgcatgtAAGGTACCAGTTCTCTTCTCCTTTTGTGCTCTTTGCCCTGGTTTACCGCTCTACAGACACATATTTTTTAGCAAGCTGACTGTTCCTGCACCATGAAAGAAAGGGAGAAGCCAGTGGTAAAGACATTTAAATagttaacccccccccacccagactGCATCGcacgctctctttctgtctctctctgtctctctctgtctctctctctgtctctctgtctctctctctctgtctctatctctctctctgtctatctctgtctctgtctctctgtctctctctttctgtctctctctctctctctctctctctctgtctctctctgtctctctctctgtctctctctctctgtctctctgtctctctctctctgtctctatctctctctctgtctatctctgtctctgtctctctgtctctctctttctgtctctctctctctctctctctctctgtctctctctctctgtctctctctgtctctctctgtctctctctctgtctctctctctctgtctctctgtctctctctctctgtctctatctctctctctgtctatctctgtctctgtctctctgtctctctctttctgtctctctctctctctgtctatctctgtctctgtctctctgtctctctctttcggtctctctctctctctctctctgtctctatctctctctctgtctatctctgtctctgtctctctgtctctctctttctgtctctctctctctctctgtctctctctgtctctctgtctctctctctctgtctctctctctgactctctctttctgtctctctctgtctctctctgtctctctgtctctctctctctgtctctctctctgtctctctctctctctctgtctctctctctctcttttctctcgctctgactctctctctctgactctctctctctgtctctctctgtctctctctgtctctctctgtctctctgtctctctctctctgtctctctctctctgtctttctctcgctctgactctctctctctgactctctctctctgtctctctctctctctctgtctctgtgtctctctctctgtctctctgtctctctctctctctgtctctctctgtctctctctctgtctctctctgtctctctctctctgtctttctctcgctctgactctctctctctgactctctctctgtctctctctctctgtctctgtgtctctctctctgtctctctctctctctctctggttaaagtacaaaagggtaaataaataaacataaatatgggttgtatttacaatggtgtttgttcttcactggttgcccttttcttgtggcaacaggtcacacattttgctgctgtgatgtaacactgtggtatttcacccagtagatatgggagttggatatggatttgttttcaaattctttgtggatctgtgtaatctgagggaaatatgtgtttcTAATATGattatacattgggcaggaggttaggaagagcagctcagtttccacctcattttgtgggcagtgtgcacatagcctgtcctctcttgagagccatgtctgcctacggcggcctttctcaatagcaaggctatgctcactgagtctgtacatagtcaaagctttccttaagtttgggtcagtcacagtggtcaggtattctgcttctgtgtactctctgtttagggccaaatagcattccagtttgctctgtttttacgtaaattccaatgtgtcaagtaattatctttttgggttgggtctaattgtgttgctgtcctggggcactgtttgtgtttgtgaacagagccccaggaccagcttgcttaggggactcttctccaggttaatctctctgtaggtgatggttttgttatggaaggtttgggaatcacttccttttattggtctccgtgcttctacacctgcattgcttgctgttttggggttgtaggctgggtttctgtacagcactttgtgacatcagctgatgtacgaagggctttataaatacatttgattgattgatctctCTTTCGCTCTACAGGCACAAAACAGTGAGGCTGTTTTTAACTCCCAAGTTAAGTTTGTTCAGGGCAAATTGTTTCGTGCTTTTCTCTTGCAACTCTTATTTTAACCTCAATTTAGTCCCCGCTGCTtccaaaagtttttttttaatcagtttttttttaaataaaattttaCTGATTGCATGAGTTCCTTGATGTGGAATTGAGTTCcgttcacctctctgaccaaggcgcttctcccccgattgctctgttTGGCCGGGCGGCTAGCTTTAGTCTTGGTATTTTCAAActtttccattgaagaatgacgAAGGCCACTCTGATCTTGgggcccttcaatgctgcagaaatgttttggtgcccttccccagatctgtgcctcgacagaaTCTTggcttggagctctacggacaattccttcgacctcatggcttggtttttgctctgacatgcactgtcaactgtgggactgtatatagacaggtgtgtgcctttccaaatcatgtccaatcaattgaatttaccacaggtggactacaatcaagttgtagaaacatctcaaggatgatcaatggtctcatagcaaagtctcatagcaaagggtctgaatacttatgtaaataagtgtcatttattttattttttttagcaaCATTTTCTGAAAAACAGTTTTCTCTTTGTCATGATgggcgtattgtgtgtagattgatgaaggacatttatttatttttttaatccattttagaatatggctgtaataaaaaaaaaactaatgtggaaaaagtcaaggtttcTGAatcctttccaaatgcactgtacgaGATATGTTACAATTCCCATCAATTGGGTTAACCCCATTGGCGCGAAGCATAGGGTGTTTGCCTTTCACGCCAGAGACCCAGGTTTGTTTTCCTGGCTTGCTGGTCTTCACCTTACATTTTAGACATTTATAATAATGTACTCTTGGAACTAAAAGCTGCAATCTAGATCCTAAAAAGTTGATTTGGCTGTCCTcatggagaaccctttgaagaaacctttttggttccaggtagaacccttttgggttccatgtaagaaccttttccacagagggtttTACGTGGAACACAAaaatgttctacctggaactaaaaaggtTTCTCCTACGGAGACAGCCAAATAAACCCTTTcgggaaccctttttttctaagcgtGTACGTTTTCCCCTTCTTCCTTCACCTGTAGCTGGTCTGCAGATGttgcagtacagtatgtttatAGACCTTCTTCCTTCACCTGTAGCTGGTCTGCAGATGttgcagtacagtatgtttatAGACCTTCTTCCTTCACCTGTAGCTGGTCTGCAGATGttgcagtacagtatgtttatAGACCTTCTTCCTTCACCTGTAGCTGGTCTGCAGATGTTGCAGTGCAGTATGTTTATAGACCTTCTTCCTTCACCTGTAGCTGGTCTGCAGATGttgcagtacagtatgtttatAGACCTTCTTCCTTCACCTGTAGCTGGTCTGCAGATGttgcagtacagtatgtttatAGACCTT harbors:
- the LOC135513710 gene encoding uncharacterized protein LOC135513710 isoform X2, which produces MFTPKAKMNPPIINSTNSVTTSTKRKREAERSVNWTVEETQVLLCAWSDEHVQKSLAENVRNRHVFKHLSTRMCDLGFSRSPHQCRLRVKTLKANYVRAKLLRSVDDSQPCSFRYYAEMDAVLGRNCAVDGMGGGCHFGSPEGIGEGHHFGSEGIRGGGRHFGSPDRIVGGRHFGSVDGMGTEPHSGSPEGIGGRQSRYLVSEVKVEEEEEEEDREAEDTDDYESNSIGINGQPLTGSGARRHDVFVDLLNVYHEPVGHPLEVDLSSRSPSPPPPPPPPHPASPLPPPPDPGRGTTIPSTQSLEPALKHLADCFQRLVSESRGLLVQLEGQRQEQTRWQQDLLSQWLEREERRQREAADREDRRERARMEHEVRVLQLLTGLAQNQQRNQTHHSCCHQCSRTEGVAGGGSGASTTTTLDNGAGDRDGTESETT
- the LOC135513710 gene encoding uncharacterized protein LOC135513710 isoform X1, translating into MFTPKAKMNPPIINSTNSVTTSTKRKREAERSVNWTVEETQVLLCAWSDEHVQKSLAENVRNRHVFKHLSTRMCDLGFSRSPHQCRLRVKTLKANYVRAKLLRSVDDSQPCSFRYYAEMDAVLGRNCAVDGMGGGCHFGSPEGIGEGHHFGSEGIRGGGRHFGSPDRIVGGRHFGSVDGMGTEPHSGSPEGIGGRQSRYLVSEVKVEEEEEEEDREAEDTDDYESNSIGINGQPLTGSGARRHDVFVDLLNVYHEPVVHLLIAGHPLEVDLSSRSPSPPPPPPPPHPASPLPPPPDPGRGTTIPSTQSLEPALKHLADCFQRLVSESRGLLVQLEGQRQEQTRWQQDLLSQWLEREERRQREAADREDRRERARMEHEVRVLQLLTGLAQNQQRNQTHHSCCHQCSRTEGVAGGGSGASTTTTLDNGAGDRDGTESETT